The genomic DNA AGCGGGTTACCCGCGCCTTTCGGCGAAGGGtagacacacgctgatccagtcagtgtggcgCACGTGTAGCCCCGGACATCTAAGggcatcacagacctgttaATGCTCAATCTCGTTTTGCTAAATTGGCTGAGAATCACGTCATTGAGGACTCCCAATcatctgaggaagaggagttatTTTCCTTCTTGAAGAAGACCGGCCCTCTTGAAACGACCCAGCAGTTGGATGCGTACCTGGGGTTCCCAGGAGACACAGTAGATGTACTGAAGTCCTTCCCAGCTGTGTGCCAGGTATCACTTAAGTTTAATACTGCACTCCCTGGCTCAGCAGCCTGTGAAAGACTGTTTAGTGTTGCAGGACTCATCTTCAGGCCAGGAAGAGCATGCATAGGCTCAAACATTgagaacctgctgcttttgCGGCTGAACAAAGCCTATTGGTAGTGTTATTGTAAATACAGGATTGAGTCACAAGGTCTCAAGGTCTCCTCCAATAAAGGTTATTGATAACATtccactgaagtttgactttttaaacTATTACAATACTTATTGGCAACTAGTTATCATGTCTTCTGCTCCATGAAATGCATGTTAATGCTCAGTTGTACACATATGGCACtttaatgtatttgcattgtaataaaatgtgataattttcaatgggcatatatgcagctgaaacgggtagcctagtgcatcccacatttttcaacataacattttaatataacattatagtcataatggcctttagaaaactgttttttttggaggagggggggtagtgcactttaggcccctgagacgcggcttaagagtttgtccttaatgggaAAAAAtttccccttacattacttttacatttatactttaagtagttttgaaacaagtacttttacacttttacttaagtaaaaaccttgagttgatacttcaacttctacaaaagtatttttaaaccctagtatctatacttctacttgagtaatgaatgtgaatacttttgacacctctggttAGCCCACACAACGGTCCAAAGTCTAATTCAAGTAGTTTCTTCTGGAAAATATGGATATGTCTTCTCCTTCCTCAAAACAGGTGACAAAAATATACAACTCAGTTGTCGTCTATATGATAACTTTACCAACATCAGTGTCCAGAAATCGTTGTCGAATAAAGCACTTATAGGCAAAGTCTGGGAAACAGTGAAATCATTTCCCACTGTTGAGTCTACAATAAATaggcaaatgaaaacatggcTATTATAATCTTTGTTCCACTTTTTACGTCATCATAGTGATAATAGtgaccagtggtgggaagtggTATTTGTGAACTACAGTTTGGCCTACATGTGTAGTCAAAAGCCTGAGGCCGCATGTCCTTTGTTCTGGAAAAAAATAGAGCCTCCAAGATAATAGGCCAGGTCtcccctctcttctgtctctttccaTGCACCTCTTCGAGAGGAGCACATCGCTCTTCCTTGATTCCTCTTTTCTACACCACACCCCGAGAGGAGAAGGGTGTCCAGCTCACTCTTTCCGATTCCTCTTTCCACAAAACCATCAATGGCAGAGAGGTGCAGCTTGTAGCTCATCTCtccaaggaaacctcctcgcaaTCCAAGCTCTACCAACCTTCAATCAGCGACACAAGGTCCTGCTAAATAATGAACAGCAAAACCACTGCACCGCACAGCAGAACCACAATGGCAGGAGCCACAAAACCAGCAGGACGACATCACAGCACTTTGAACAGCACAgaaactttttttccctttccatGGACGGGTTACACAACTAGGCTTAATAATcatactaggctaagcaaagactgtttattcgattCCTTGTGATGTTTActagtttgatttgtgttgatgCGATATATTGGCGTGGCCAGCCGCCATTTTGGAAGCacgctcactcacacagacacacgcattctcacatacacatctttttTATATTAAGTACACCTTTAATAATAtgttattttatactttttttatcttcacaattaatgtttttctttcacaaatgttttttcatttatgttGCAAAAGTGAATTTAGCCAACCTATACACTGTCGAGAActctatatccttcaacttagctAACTATATATCTATGCTTATTTCTGTTATAGTTATTCATTTgattgttaatcagagttctTAAGAGTTTTGCAGGGTGATGACCGAGGTAACTTTAATcaattcaaattattatttaatattaatatttttattggCACTGTTAGGACCCAAATGTAGAACAATTCTGCTGAAACAAGAGAAACCTGAAGAAATAAGCAGTGTTTTCTACAAATCTTATGTTTTCTTAATTGttacatgaataaaacaatCTTATGTTGTTGATTTGAATTTTGCATTCTTGAGTTGCTTTattatttctcatttatttGTTAACATTCCAGGCAAGGATTTTGCAAACAATGTGACAATAACACTTGACGGCACTGTAAccattctttatttttattacaccACATCTAACAtactgtcacaccgcggtgaggtttgtcttgtcttgggttttttgtctcgtaacttcctgttttattttgaaatcctaactctcctctcgtttcaggtcacttggccttcctcatgtgtcactggtctgattgtctctgattgtttccacctgttcccttcaccctcatgtgcttatagtctgcgtctcccctttgtcttgtgccaaaGTGTTTCGTCCTTGTCCGTGCACCTAAGCCCTTTCCACAGTCATTGTAGTGTTTTTGCCTAAGagtcttgctacgccacgtaagtggttttctgtttcctccttgagagtgatttttggtttgttaaagttttctaGTTTAGCTtcgttttgtgttgtttgtaatctgtttttcttcctcccttttggagcgatttatgtttagagagttttagttagtttgttgagcttCCTGTTTGGGTGGGCCTTTTCTTTTGTACCGTTTCATAGTAGTTTGATTTTcatccttcgggagcgcttttgatttcttgctctagCCTTTTGTTTGTCAGCCTTCGGGAACTATTTATGTTttgaacctttttctttttctagtgtgtgttttgaatttattAGGGAGTTATTCTTTCCCCCAGTTATTCTTGCCAGGTCTAAGATTTATTAAGTGAGTTTTCATAGCCCAATTGTTTTTCACTCTTCATTGAGGATCTgaattcaataaagtgtgctggtacatTTAATCCTCTGCATCTGAGTCCTCAtttcagtccaggcctgacacaTACTATGATTTGCAATTAGTTTTAGAGTGAAGACAAAACTCTTTGTTTCAAACtttgtttagtttatttcatatttccaacacgaaatgtaaaataagaaaacaaaagattttaaagaaaattacaATTCATGAAAAAGCATGCAAATGTTAATATTCACACAAACTAGGTGAACTATTGTGTGGAGCCATCATAAATATTCCTAGAGCTCAGATGTACTAGGATTCATTCTTGTTCATCAAATGTTTCTTGGAGTTCTTTTCGGGCTTAAACAATATGATGTAACACTTTGGAGCAAATATGCAAAGAATTAATCCAAAACTGGAGGCCAGGATGGCAAATATCTCCACAGCCACAGTGAATTTACCAGGAGAGCTGACGTAAGCTGGAATAAAAGTGATCCAGACAGCACAGAATATCAACATGCTGAACGTTATGAGCTTTGCCTCATTAAAATTATCAGGTAGCTTCCGAGCTAGGACTGCTAACACAAAGCAAAAAAAGGCCAACAGGCCTATGTACCCGAGCACAGCCCAGAACCCAATGGCTGAACCCAACGCACACTCCAGGATGATTCTCTCCTTGTATGTGGTCAGGTTTTTCATTGGAAAAGGGGGACTGACAACCAACCAAATAATACATATTAGAACTTGAATAAACGTGAAGGACACCACAGTCATTCTTTGCAGCGGAGGGCCGAACCATTTCATGATGTTACGACCTggaagtgttgctttaaaggcCATTAAAACCACTATTGTTTTCACAAGAACACAAGAGATGCAAAGGACGAAGGTGATGCCGAACGCCGTGTGTCGCAGCATGCAGGACCACTCAGAGGGCGCTCCCATGAAAGTAAGTGAACATAAGAAACACAGAGTCAGCgagaacagcagcagaaagCTCAGCTCAGAGTTGGTCGCCCGGACGATCGGGGATGTCCTGTGACGAAAGAATACGGCCGCTGTTATGATGGCGAGAAATGCACCGCCAACGGAGAACGCAGCCAGGATGATTCCCAGGACCTCATGGATGGAGAGAAACTCTACAGGCTTACGGAGACACGTGTTTCTCTCTGCGTTGGGCCAGAACTCGTCAGAGCAGGGGAAGCAATCAGGTGAAtctgcaaaaataaatgaagaaaaacactttcagcaGCCTTATATTTAATGTAAACTTTATATAATGAATACTAGGTGCTGGACAGAGGTAACGAAAACCAGACAATTCGAAGTGTCcataaatgaaatgttaaaataagtGGGAGATGGAAGAAAACAATAATGGTTTGAAAGAAAACCACACCCAAAtataacaagaaataaaatataaaaaaccttCAATACTGTTTATTAGTATCATATTGACAACTGATCAaattttaaagaaattccctacAGCCAGACCGAAGATATCATGCTCAAGAAACCAAGATTATTATGAGGCCAAAGTTATGAGGCCACCGATGACCTTGACATTTGAGCTTCGGCTCCCAAATCCAATCAGTACATCATTaagtccaagtgaacgtttggGCTAAATGTTAAAGGATTCCCTAAAGGTTTTCTTTAGATATGCGTTTACAATAATGGGGCGTACATTAAATAACCCCAAAAACATAATGCTTTGAGCAGAGGCCCTTCCTCAGACCTGCTTTGTCTGAAATTTTACCTACAAGTCGGTGGGTGCATCAACTGGTGTTGAACATTCCTTGTGTTCTTATTTCACCTGTAGCATTGCTTATTTCTCCCTCAGGACATGGTACACAGTCATAGCAGCAGATGGGTTTCCCTCTCTGCAGCACTTTACGGGTTCCTGCAGGGCAGCTGTCCGTGCACACTGAAGCAGGCacctgtcacacagacacaaacacactcacacagatatCACACTATGGCTACACAGCTGGTATAAGTGTTACCTTttggcttctcacctgtgtgCCACCCTCCATCCACGTGAGGTTCCTGCTGATGTGGAATTCCTGGCCGACCGGCAGCGACGCATTGTAGTGCCCCACTGTCTCCAACGCAATGCTGCCACTCGCTCTTCTTTGCCAGTTGACCAGCTCATATGTGGCCACCGGGTCTCCGCTGGCATCAAATGACACATCATAACCATTCTGGGAAAAACTGActttcttcagctcagtgagaaTCTGTGAAGATGAAATGGAATAAGACAGGAAGTAAATAATGTAAAGTACATTTTCATATTGGTACGTATGTGATGTATTTGTTTGGACAGACCTGTTTGGACTCTATCCTGGTGAGTTTGTCACACTTTCTTGTAGAGTTAGTTTTCTGGCACACTGCGTTATGAATTGCATGAGCTATTGCATAAACGGCCTTGTACACCATGTTGGTGATGCGGAGCTGAGACGTGTCGGTGTACGGGCTCTGGAGCGTCTGTATGTCTTCAGTTCCATCACATAGACTCTCTCCTGTGGCTGCACCTTAAACACAACCAGGAGGAGACTGGGCTTTTTACTAATTATAATTAACAATTATGTAAATAATAAGAAATTTCCTTGAAACTGACTTAAcctattttaatatttacaaaacGAAAACATGAATATGATATTATCATAGGGTTATGCTGTATTGTGCTGTTccattataattatatatcaaTTATTATTGCTATGATATCActgcacattattattattagtatgcAGCATGTACACTGTCAGTAAatccttttaaatatttttattatcttAATGTTATGCATTTTTAAGTTTACGTTTCATCTGTTTATTAACCTTATTTGTCTTCTATTTTTCACTTATTTAATATCTATTTCATTATTAACTTGTACCTAATATTTTCAGCTTGCATTTTTATACCttatatatttcaaatattctcttatttcaaatattttcatctcttttcatgtatttttcatgtatctttGATGTTAATTGTGAAccacaaattaataaaagttAATTTCCATGCAgctccacaaaaaaacacaactgatAGTGTCACTTGTGTTCTATGAGAAAAAACGTTAGCAGAACTTCCTCACTCTGGTCCAGCCTGCAGTTGAATTCACTCTCCCAGAACTCAGTCAGTACCGGGGATGCAGACACTTTGGTGGTGGGCAGATCCAGCAGGAAGTCCCTCAGGCCGGGGATGACAGCTTGCTGGATGCCAATTCCGATGGCCCCGGCACAGAAGGTGAACCTCAGCAGCCGTGAGTCAGTCACCCAGCCCTCGCTTCCTAACCActgacgaggaggagaaggctccCGGGACAGCTCCTCCAACAGGATCCTCATGTCTCCAGAGGCTACGAAGGCGACAATAACTGTCGCTGTCGACCTGGAGAGATGATGTAATGCATGATGCACACATTTAATATGGATAAGGATTTTTTTAACTAGCAAACATGAGaacttcagtgtttttaaagtaaagtaTTTCAATGAGTATTTTTATTCAAGCCTGTAAGATCaatgaacaaaaaaacatgaatagtCAGTTATTGCTTagtattatttattacattgttttgtatttgcacTATCTTAATAAAATCATTTCCTATATTCTAATGTTGTGTGACTGAATGTATTTACCTGCGGATCACTTCAGCCACTCTCTGGATCTTGCTGCGTGGGTTGTTGCGGTAGAAAGACTCAGAGTACTCCACGCAGATGCCCTCTCTGTGCGCTGCGTCCAGGAAAGACGCCATGCCGTTGTTGCCATAGTCCGAATCCGAACGCACAGCACCAATCCACGTCCAGCCGAAGTGTTTGACCAGTTTGGCCAGCGCTTTGGCCTGGTACTTGTCACTTGGGATCGTCCTGAAGAAACTCGGGTACTGCTTCTTGTTGGAGAGGCAGGCGCACGTGGCAAAGTGGCTCACCTGGAGCAACACAGTGGGATTCTTCGTCTCCAAAAACAACTATGGATAGCACTggtttaaaatgaatgaatttagTAGAAACACAAATAGATTTACTTGAGGGATGTTAAAGGGCCCGAGAACGCGTGACATGCTGATGGATAGCGTGGAGCTGGACTCGCCAACGATGGCCATCACCATTCCGGACTGGGAGCAGTTGTGGTCGTTGCCGAGGCTGAACTCCGGTTCCTGGCTGTTGGCGAGCTGGAAGGCCAGACGCGCCGCCATCAGCACCGATGCGCACGAGTCGTAGATGTCGTAACCGAGCGTGACGCCCGGCAGCAGGTTCGAGCTGTTGTTGATCTCCTCGATGGCGAAGATCATGGCACGTGAGAAGCGCAGCTCGCGGGACACGatgctgcacatacacacatatatgtgaGCATGTTGGAGTTTACATAGTATGGGATCACATGTTTTAATGGGAGAATCACAGGTCTAGGAATAATACTAATAACAGGAACAGGAgcatactactactactacttataatAATACTCACAATTATCATCATAGCCTAATCATATTAACGAAAAACCAGAGGCACAGTAATTGTACTaataattaagattaagataataCCGCTACTtatgaaaatattatttatatataaatatgatatatGTTATTATTAGTACTGCTACAGCTACTACTGCAACAactaacaataattataataataaattgatGTTACTAAGTGCTTCACACagaacaaaaattaaaaacaagtaaTAACAATAGTTCaaaaatactactactactacaaatactattactaatactactaatatatcctaatattaataataatagtaactaCAATTTATAGATATACCACTCCAAATTCTCAAAAGATTTAATGCAGGTAAATAGTCAACTAATTTCACACAACTAATGACTAATTTCCCAGCATTAATCAGTTCTTATTCTGTGAAATATTAAACAACTGTTTTCATTTAAGAATCACAAATCATAATCGTTTCTCCTATAACCACattgtatacattttttatataacaCATGTAACTTAACGTTACAAAATTTAAACCTCAAGATTTTAAGCACaatatacacatttaaaacattcatgtcCCCACACGGCACAACATCCTTTTATTCCCCACCTCTCCCTGTTATACAAACCTCCCTGTGCACCTCAGAGGCTCTGGCATCGTAGTGTAGTTATACCTCACTTTGTGCATGTAGTAGTGAATGGAGAAAACCCCCCCAACCACATAGTCTCCGTCCATTGAGAAGGCAGGTGGATGAGCCGTATCCTGCAGCTTACACTTGATCCCAGCTCTGTTCAAACCAAGAGCAGAGTTCAGCTCAAACAAACCCAGAGCCCATACGAGGCAAACAAAGACAGCTGTGATCCCCATCATCCCccaagtgtgtgcatgtgagcaaTAAGTGTGTAATCACTGCTTATATAGCTTTTCAGACTAAAGATTCCCTCCTACTATTTGTCATTAGCTGTACATCACAGAGAGGATGTCTTTGCTGTGTATTTTTCAGTTCCTTAGCCTTATGTACTTTATAACCTGAGtgcctctgtttctcttctacTCGTGTTAAAGTactatttaaaacaaacaaggctcaacagtccccgTTAATTCACCTGATCCACAACTAAATTGAATGTGTCCTtttcttggctcatgtcccatcatTCCACAAAGCTTTGTTAAAACCTGTTCAATGGTTTTTCATATAAGCTGCTAAAAAACAGACCAATGGggcgaaaacataacctccttatcTCCTTATCTAAGCAACCACATAATTATAACTAATACCCATAACAGAAACTAACATAAAATATTGTATCATACATGCAACTCAAAACACAGTGAttcaaacaataattaaaatggAATGAATAAATAGGGGAAATAACAGCCCACAGTCATACAAACAGTGTGTTTTAGTATAAAATGCAGAGTTCTACGAAGGCTCAACCAAATCACAATGAGATGGAAGGtggtaattattttttatttgaattaagtCATTTGTTGAGTCATTTAGTATTCTAAAGGAAACCACCCTTAAAACATGAGTTCACCCGAAACACGAGTAAACGTGCAATTGTTTACTTCAGCTTATAGTAATTCAACAGACTGTAGAGTTGTACTTTTAAATGACGGCTCACCGATTACTCTTGACAAGGAGGTTTATTatagtgagagagaaaaaaatccccATTCAGAAAAGTATAGACACCAAAAGTTCACTTTAACCTGACATGATAGcgcaggggtgggcaaactttttgactcgcgggccacaatgggttccaaaatttgacagaggggcagggccaggaacagatggatggagtgtttttgtgaactaatataaatgacatggaaaaatcattacatgaaaggatttggcctttaccaagtagcaaagcacttatttgcaaggccatttaacaaaaactcaccttcagagaaaggcttgctagcctttgctattttgaatgccccccaaaaaacatgccttgtattgactctttaatcgcagtttgtctgtgaaaataaatgttgctgagtctgtaaattagtcgccaatcTCTGAGCTGCAGACACCCGTTCTTGcattgactgcttgctagcatagttagcatgcttcgtagcaaagtgacggctgatgttgtactccatgaaaactgcgacagtttctcggcatatcaggcatacagccttcgattggataTCAGTGAAAaggtcgactccgtgttaaacactcggcactcattgtccacttttcatttccttgatcctctcattttacagaagggctcacagggcaaagggaaaaagtaaagggagatcatgtgcccttttgagccctatacaccacactccctggcaaatttaatttagctgacgcttttatccaaagcaacttacaataagtgcattcaaccctgagggttcaaacccagaacaacaagaatcaagaaagtacgatttcttctaaaataaagcaaaactacaaagttctataagtacgtgccatttaagtgctacaaaattgtaAGTTTCAAaaatttggacaagttcggcgggccggattaaaaagcccaacgggccgtatacgtactttgcccatgtctgtgATAGCGTCTCAATTTCATGAGTAGCACTTGATGTCCTTGCTTTGTTCTTGGCTTTAATCTCCTTCGTCATTCATACTTTTTGTTATATAAAAAATGACGATTTACTGATCTTTCCACTCGAGATAGTTCATGGTGACCGAGAGACGGAAACTCAAGATAAACTCCAACTTCACAAAAGCAAAATAATTTCGATCAAAGTGCGAGAATTATGAAATCATGTGTATAAATTTGATATGAGCTTTCCCTCCCCCAAATGTCTGCCCAAGCCCTGGTGGGCGGGATGAAACTATGAAGAAAATCACCCTGCATATAAAATCAAGCACTCCTGCATTAAGATCAGAGACGGGGCTGGAGGGACAGGGGCAGTAATGGGGCCATTTCTAGACACATTTTTCTCCTTTCATGGCTTCTCATTGTTGATTAtgttcccttcctcccttttctcatctgactcttcctctcactcctcatccTGTAAGCTAAGGAGGCAGTTTTATCTCAATGGGATGCACAAGCCTGGTGATGTGATTCTGGGTGGGTTGTTTGAAGTCCACTACACCTCCGTATTCCCTGAGCTGACGTTCACCTCAGAGCCGACTCAGCTCAGCTGCCAGGGGTAAGTCTCACACTTCTGCAGAATTCAACAgttttattatatcatatcaacATATAGTACTTTGGTTAATTGTGTCCGTTTATGTGTTAGCTTTGACCCTCCAGGCTTCAGACATGCCATGACCATGGCCTTTGCTATTGAGGAGATCAACAGAAGCACTGACCTGCTGCCTAATGTGACTCTGGGATACAGTCTGTACGATAACTGTGCCACGCTGGTGATTGGATTCAGTGCCGCATTGTCTCTGGCCAGCGGACGAGAGGAGGACTCTCTGCTTCAGGAGGCCTGTGTggggcctcctccagtcctGGGGATCGTGGGCGATTCCTTCTCAACGTTTTCTATTGCCTCCTCTGATGTGATAGGTTTATTCAAACTGCCCATTGTAAGTTTCTTTTCA from Limanda limanda chromosome 6, fLimLim1.1, whole genome shotgun sequence includes the following:
- the LOC133003770 gene encoding extracellular calcium-sensing receptor-like; its protein translation is MDGDYVVGGVFSIHYYMHKVRYNYTTMPEPLRCTGSIVSRELRFSRAMIFAIEEINNSSNLLPGVTLGYDIYDSCASVLMAARLAFQLANSQEPEFSLGNDHNCSQSGMVMAIVGESSSTLSISMSRVLGPFNIPQVSHFATCACLSNKKQYPSFFRTIPSDKYQAKALAKLVKHFGWTWIGAVRSDSDYGNNGMASFLDAAHREGICVEYSESFYRNNPRSKIQRVAEVIRRSTATVIVAFVASGDMRILLEELSREPSPPRQWLGSEGWVTDSRLLRFTFCAGAIGIGIQQAVIPGLRDFLLDLPTTKVSASPVLTEFWESEFNCRLDQSAATGESLCDGTEDIQTLQSPYTDTSQLRITNMVYKAVYAIAHAIHNAVCQKTNSTRKCDKLTRIESKQILTELKKVSFSQNGYDVSFDASGDPVATYELVNWQRRASGSIALETVGHYNASLPVGQEFHISRNLTWMEGGTQVPASVCTDSCPAGTRKVLQRGKPICCYDCVPCPEGEISNATDSPDCFPCSDEFWPNAERNTCLRKPVEFLSIHEVLGIILAAFSVGGAFLAIITAAVFFRHRTSPIVRATNSELSFLLLFSLTLCFLCSLTFMGAPSEWSCMLRHTAFGITFVLCISCVLVKTIVVLMAFKATLPGRNIMKWFGPPLQRMTVVSFTFIQVLICIIWLVVSPPFPMKNLTTYKERIILECALGSAIGFWAVLGYIGLLAFFCFVLAVLARKLPDNFNEAKLITFSMLIFCAVWITFIPAYVSSPGKFTVAVEIFAILASSFGLILCIFAPKCYIILFKPEKNSKKHLMNKNES